In the genome of Thermosphaera aggregans DSM 11486, one region contains:
- a CDS encoding B12-binding domain-containing radical SAM protein has product MMSNHHGKEFLGFVATAPPIFLPERLWEFIASPKVKVDSMGRPREAPYGMRKIEAILQEKGFNAAIIDPDYLGKYLDSMKVLMLSHHDYFGYGPPSSEWWSLTGKEPLNRRSFIKLMNKPEIRKAKEKGVKIIAGGPAAWQWLYEVKKLIEWGVDTVVDGEGEKVVIDLVERALNNDPLPKYVYVGAEDVPSVDEIPIIRGGSVNGLVEIMRGCPRGCKFCSVTLRPLRFIPIDKIVKEIQVNLSAGVKGTILHSEDVLLYHADGVKPRPEPILKLHEEVVKLVGDKGSFAWSHVSLSALKYAEENYKLISRLMHEYLLTESRRFIGVEVGIETGSVRLAKEIMRGKSLPYPIENWPDIVEDAFRIMHENFIIPAATVILGFPGETGDDVVKTIELIERLKDYRSLIVPMFFVPMGSLKKGEWFIREYLKREHVDALLKIYNHSIYWAEDIMKNFYLKSPANLPVRILLKLFIRYAKRQVNKYVGKIEEYIR; this is encoded by the coding sequence ATGATGAGCAATCATCATGGGAAAGAATTCCTAGGTTTCGTGGCAACCGCGCCCCCAATATTTCTACCCGAACGTCTCTGGGAGTTTATCGCGTCTCCCAAGGTCAAAGTTGACAGTATGGGGAGACCGAGGGAAGCACCCTACGGGATGAGAAAAATAGAAGCGATTCTCCAGGAAAAAGGCTTCAACGCGGCAATCATTGACCCTGATTATTTAGGAAAATACTTGGATTCGATGAAAGTTCTAATGCTGAGCCATCACGACTACTTCGGTTACGGTCCTCCGAGCAGTGAATGGTGGAGTCTAACTGGAAAAGAACCGTTAAACCGGAGAAGCTTTATTAAATTAATGAATAAGCCTGAGATCCGCAAGGCAAAGGAAAAAGGCGTCAAAATCATAGCAGGTGGCCCAGCAGCATGGCAATGGCTGTATGAGGTAAAGAAGCTCATAGAATGGGGCGTAGACACGGTGGTAGATGGTGAAGGTGAAAAAGTGGTCATCGACCTTGTCGAGAGAGCGTTAAACAATGACCCACTTCCAAAATACGTCTATGTGGGAGCCGAAGATGTCCCATCAGTTGATGAAATCCCCATTATCAGGGGAGGAAGCGTTAACGGTCTCGTAGAGATTATGAGGGGTTGTCCAAGAGGCTGTAAATTCTGTAGCGTCACTTTAAGACCTCTCAGATTCATACCAATAGACAAGATTGTGAAGGAAATCCAGGTTAATTTATCTGCAGGTGTAAAGGGAACTATCCTTCACAGCGAAGACGTTCTTCTTTACCACGCTGATGGTGTGAAACCACGTCCTGAGCCAATCTTGAAGCTACACGAGGAAGTAGTGAAACTCGTCGGAGATAAAGGTTCATTTGCATGGTCGCATGTAAGTCTTTCGGCGTTGAAATACGCTGAGGAAAATTACAAGCTGATTTCAAGACTAATGCATGAATATCTTTTAACAGAATCCAGAAGGTTTATCGGGGTTGAAGTCGGTATTGAAACAGGCTCCGTCAGACTTGCAAAAGAGATAATGCGGGGAAAATCTCTTCCATACCCGATAGAGAACTGGCCTGACATAGTGGAGGACGCGTTCAGAATAATGCATGAAAACTTTATTATCCCGGCGGCAACGGTTATTTTAGGATTCCCGGGAGAAACCGGTGACGATGTGGTTAAAACAATTGAGTTGATTGAACGGTTGAAAGACTACAGAAGCCTTATCGTACCAATGTTCTTTGTGCCAATGGGATCTTTAAAGAAAGGAGAATGGTTCATTAGAGAGTATTTGAAACGTGAGCATGTGGATGCGTTGCTGAAGATATATAATCACTCCATATACTGGGCTGAGGATATAATGAAGAATTTCTACTTGAAATCACCCGCCAACCTCCCGGTTAGAATACTGCTCAAACTCTTCATACGCTACGCTAAAAGACAGGTAAACAAGTATGTTGGAAAAATTGAAGAGTATATTAGATAG
- a CDS encoding helix-turn-helix domain-containing protein, with the protein MKSLAKLMTLLGFPPVAGVVLAVLLTSRKPLSLTELSRKTGYAKSHLSQTLKLLHARDIVDFYVERKKKYFIVNNQGLLKALREHIHVLIDSLNQLANITDNPEFRRLYSEAFGDVEGE; encoded by the coding sequence ATGAAATCGCTCGCGAAATTAATGACCCTTCTGGGATTCCCTCCAGTCGCAGGGGTAGTTCTAGCTGTCTTACTGACAAGTCGAAAGCCTCTTAGCCTTACAGAGTTATCTAGAAAAACGGGTTATGCTAAAAGCCATTTGTCTCAGACTTTAAAACTACTTCACGCAAGGGATATCGTTGATTTCTACGTAGAGAGGAAAAAGAAATATTTCATTGTTAATAATCAAGGCTTGTTGAAAGCGCTGAGAGAACATATTCACGTTCTAATTGATTCTTTGAACCAGCTCGCGAATATTACTGATAACCCGGAGTTTAGAAGACTCTACAGTGAAGCCTTCGGGGACGTGGAGGGTGAATGA
- a CDS encoding CopG family ribbon-helix-helix protein translates to MKGVKVGVYIPADIYEEILEFSSKGEKTSLSRLVQESLRTYIYMNQPLREGNAVGTINVVYNHEKKNIDSQLTDLQHEFLEIVVSTLHIHLDEKTCMLNITVKGEGKRISEFINKLRMLKGVLLVNPTLFKIKE, encoded by the coding sequence GTGAAAGGGGTTAAAGTAGGAGTCTACATCCCAGCTGACATTTACGAGGAGATTTTAGAGTTTTCTTCAAAAGGGGAAAAGACTAGTTTAAGCAGACTTGTCCAAGAGTCCTTGAGAACTTACATATATATGAATCAACCTTTAAGGGAGGGAAATGCTGTTGGAACGATTAATGTAGTTTACAACCATGAGAAGAAAAATATTGACAGCCAATTAACAGACCTTCAACACGAGTTTCTCGAAATAGTTGTTTCAACACTGCACATCCATTTAGATGAGAAGACATGCATGTTGAACATTACTGTTAAAGGTGAGGGAAAACGCATTTCAGAATTCATTAATAAGCTGAGAATGCTTAAGGGCGTTCTTCTTGTTAATCCAACCTTGTTTAAAATAAAAGAGTGA
- a CDS encoding metal-dependent transcriptional regulator, with amino-acid sequence MAASIREEEYVEVIYELQECGNLKIREIARRLGVKPSSVVEFLRKLEEKGLLEYKKGGKVQLTSKGLEVAKSLEAKHQLLYRFLTALGVPKEIAIRDACKMEHYLHPETIARIKEFLSKCNMVELK; translated from the coding sequence ATGGCCGCATCAATCAGGGAGGAAGAATATGTGGAAGTAATTTACGAGCTCCAGGAGTGTGGCAATTTAAAAATAAGGGAGATTGCAAGAAGACTTGGCGTTAAGCCAAGTAGCGTGGTAGAGTTTCTGAGAAAGCTGGAGGAGAAGGGTCTTCTTGAATACAAGAAAGGCGGGAAAGTTCAATTAACAAGCAAGGGTTTAGAGGTTGCCAAATCTCTTGAGGCAAAGCATCAACTCCTGTATAGATTTCTTACAGCATTAGGAGTTCCTAAGGAGATTGCTATAAGAGATGCTTGTAAAATGGAGCATTATCTTCATCCAGAAACAATTGCTAGGATAAAGGAGTTTCTAAGTAAATGTAACATGGTAGAATTAAAGTAG
- a CDS encoding thioredoxin family protein, with protein sequence MSGLFDQETESELKNIFSKWPRNLKDILIIDEDKHEGAHSHEKPLDHCHTCEDAVVLARELTRISEGKLGFNILKKAEAMELKPRYLPSFIYDTPSRNVRYYGLPSGQEFAPFIFAHEYIATKTLKLPEDVLEEVESIDMPLHIKVFVTPECPYCSIVVDFMNQVGIVNSNIIVETIEAMENPLEADSYGVQYVPFVAINRIEDYYRYGAKPVEVIPGYLPPEEAVKVLSRAVRKLRRS encoded by the coding sequence ATGAGCGGGCTATTCGATCAGGAAACGGAATCTGAACTTAAGAACATATTCTCAAAATGGCCAAGAAATCTGAAAGATATTTTAATAATTGACGAGGATAAGCATGAAGGAGCACATTCACATGAAAAACCTCTCGATCACTGTCACACGTGCGAAGACGCTGTTGTCTTGGCTAGGGAATTGACCAGGATAAGTGAAGGAAAGCTAGGATTTAACATCCTGAAAAAAGCTGAAGCTATGGAGTTAAAACCTCGATACCTCCCTTCATTCATATATGACACACCGTCCAGAAACGTGAGATACTATGGTCTTCCTAGCGGGCAGGAGTTCGCGCCATTCATATTCGCCCACGAATATATTGCCACAAAAACGTTGAAGCTCCCAGAGGACGTGCTTGAGGAAGTGGAATCGATAGACATGCCGCTCCACATCAAAGTTTTCGTAACCCCAGAATGCCCCTACTGTTCAATCGTAGTCGACTTCATGAACCAAGTCGGCATAGTGAACTCCAACATAATTGTCGAGACAATTGAGGCTATGGAAAATCCTCTCGAAGCAGATTCCTATGGAGTACAATACGTTCCCTTCGTAGCCATTAACAGGATTGAAGACTACTACAGATATGGAGCAAAGCCGGTTGAAGTAATACCCGGATACTTACCTCCTGAGGAAGCTGTCAAGGTATTGTCCAGAGCTGTTAGAAAGTTGAGAAGAAGCTAG
- a CDS encoding Rrf2 family transcriptional regulator: MSSKRTYTHIILEYLNMYPGSGIKDISDSTGLSPLIVRKILYKLKNDNYVEKSGNGYVLTERGSRLLEYISSKIPEHRETTDKAQQTITKREEATGDHVKSREEHSNETSLKLMSDEIQQRLDYIEKRLSRIEKEIEELRRALNYLSEPKRESKTLPSPVLSFNDAQTLLGSLFERMLYEGKIVRIGKLVVEKSFYEQFKRKFPLKISDVENLSDAEKILLEEMRKEALVILYAGRELRLVES; the protein is encoded by the coding sequence TTGAGCTCTAAAAGAACATATACGCATATCATCCTGGAGTATTTGAACATGTATCCTGGGTCAGGCATTAAGGACATATCCGACTCAACGGGTCTATCCCCGCTTATTGTTCGAAAAATATTGTACAAGTTGAAGAATGATAACTATGTTGAAAAATCAGGTAATGGTTATGTATTAACGGAACGTGGGAGTAGACTACTGGAGTATATTTCTTCCAAAATTCCAGAGCATCGTGAGACTACTGATAAAGCTCAGCAAACCATAACAAAAAGAGAAGAAGCGACGGGAGATCATGTGAAAAGTAGAGAAGAACATTCTAACGAAACCTCTCTAAAATTAATGAGCGATGAAATACAACAAAGATTGGATTACATAGAGAAACGGCTCTCTAGGATTGAAAAAGAGATCGAGGAGTTACGGAGGGCACTTAATTACTTAAGCGAGCCAAAAAGGGAGAGTAAAACGCTTCCCTCTCCTGTTTTATCGTTTAATGACGCGCAAACCTTACTCGGAAGCTTATTCGAAAGAATGCTGTATGAGGGCAAAATAGTGAGAATAGGCAAACTCGTCGTTGAGAAATCGTTTTATGAACAGTTTAAAAGAAAATTCCCTCTAAAAATCAGCGATGTTGAGAATCTCAGCGATGCGGAGAAAATCTTATTAGAGGAGATGCGTAAGGAGGCTCTCGTAATTCTTTACGCTGGAAGGGAGTTAAGACTTGTCGAGTCATGA
- the twy1 gene encoding 4-demethylwyosine synthase TYW1 — protein sequence MSINYHEVKKKREEFWNSSLVYKAIYDRLVRQGYHLIGTIGAVKRCHWTKEAVLRKRFCYKCLWYGIESHRCIQMTPVVAWCWNRCLHCWRIQPEDVGMHWDDTRPPVIDDPEVLVEESIRVHREIMAGYKGNPLADQSMVDEAMNPKHAAISLTGEPLLYPRLSELIEEYHKRGLTTFLVTHGTRPDVLKSLVKEPSQLYISIESWDKEMYEYFNRPLVPRAWELFQETLELIRSFKSPTVFRFTIVKGYNDHEKALESFAKFVEKAQPTYVEVKAYMFLGGSRGRLEHSNMPSHEDIRRVGRILSEKTGYKLLSESIPSRIVLLSRIDKPIRHGKGCPDGVEHPEKYAPAFSKEYEELTD from the coding sequence ATGAGCATTAACTACCATGAAGTGAAAAAGAAGCGTGAAGAGTTTTGGAATAGTAGCCTGGTTTACAAGGCTATTTACGACAGACTTGTGAGGCAAGGTTATCACTTAATAGGAACGATCGGTGCGGTTAAGAGATGCCACTGGACGAAGGAAGCTGTACTCAGGAAAAGATTCTGCTATAAATGCTTATGGTACGGTATTGAAAGCCATAGATGTATCCAGATGACACCTGTCGTAGCTTGGTGCTGGAATAGGTGCCTTCACTGCTGGAGAATCCAGCCCGAGGACGTTGGAATGCACTGGGATGATACTAGACCGCCCGTTATCGATGATCCGGAAGTATTGGTTGAAGAAAGCATAAGGGTTCACCGTGAAATAATGGCTGGGTACAAAGGAAACCCCTTAGCTGATCAGTCAATGGTAGATGAGGCTATGAATCCCAAGCATGCCGCTATTAGTTTAACCGGGGAGCCTCTGCTCTATCCACGACTGTCTGAGCTGATTGAAGAGTATCATAAGAGAGGTCTTACAACCTTCCTCGTAACCCATGGCACTAGGCCTGATGTCTTAAAATCCTTGGTGAAAGAGCCCTCTCAACTATATATTAGCATTGAGTCTTGGGATAAAGAAATGTACGAGTATTTTAATAGGCCTCTTGTTCCAAGGGCTTGGGAGCTGTTCCAGGAAACGTTAGAGCTGATACGATCATTTAAGTCTCCAACAGTATTCAGGTTTACAATAGTTAAAGGTTATAATGATCATGAGAAGGCTTTAGAAAGCTTCGCCAAGTTCGTTGAAAAAGCTCAGCCAACGTATGTGGAGGTTAAAGCATACATGTTTCTTGGAGGGAGCAGAGGGCGGCTGGAGCATTCTAACATGCCTAGTCACGAGGATATTAGGAGGGTGGGGAGAATCCTGTCTGAAAAAACTGGGTATAAGTTGTTGAGCGAAAGCATACCGAGCAGGATTGTTCTTCTCAGCAGAATTGACAAGCCCATAAGGCATGGGAAGGGCTGTCCCGATGGCGTGGAACACCCTGAAAAGTATGCTCCAGCGTTCTCAAAGGAGTATGAAGAGCTTACGGATTAG
- a CDS encoding flavodoxin family protein, with protein sequence MNPQKPKIVIINSSPRKYGSSSQLSIVAAKGVLDGGGIPEFIHLYEKNIKPCVGCVSDGNRYCRFPCIIGDDDFNSIANKLLEADGLIISTPVYWYAPSGVLKNFIDRLTSMEHMIFHKGRSLLEGKVAGFIATGLDSGVMMAISYLAITLNSMGVHIVPWSMAYSHIEDVTKDEQAVRDAYNVGLIVAKTARALKSSEYIGYNPNVNNDELVNIIKEFVKTLENEREKRLQWLVKESYCASCD encoded by the coding sequence ATGAATCCCCAGAAGCCGAAGATAGTAATAATAAATTCATCCCCTAGAAAGTACGGGTCTTCCAGTCAGTTATCAATTGTTGCAGCTAAAGGCGTTCTCGACGGTGGCGGCATACCGGAATTTATTCACCTTTACGAGAAAAACATTAAGCCATGTGTGGGTTGCGTTTCAGACGGGAATAGGTATTGCAGGTTTCCATGCATCATAGGCGATGACGATTTCAACAGTATTGCGAACAAGTTGCTGGAGGCTGATGGATTAATCATCTCAACACCGGTTTACTGGTACGCGCCCAGCGGTGTTTTGAAAAACTTCATTGACAGGTTGACAAGCATGGAACACATGATTTTCCACAAGGGTAGAAGCTTGCTTGAAGGTAAGGTTGCAGGATTTATTGCTACAGGACTCGACAGCGGGGTCATGATGGCCATCTCGTACTTAGCTATTACTCTCAACAGCATGGGTGTTCACATCGTGCCGTGGTCCATGGCTTATAGCCATATCGAGGATGTTACCAAGGACGAGCAGGCAGTCAGAGATGCATATAACGTTGGGCTTATTGTAGCGAAAACAGCGAGAGCGTTAAAGAGTAGTGAATACATCGGGTACAATCCTAATGTAAATAATGATGAGTTGGTAAATATTATCAAGGAGTTTGTTAAAACACTTGAAAACGAGAGGGAGAAAAGGCTTCAATGGCTTGTTAAGGAATCTTATTGTGCCTCTTGTGATTGA
- a CDS encoding DUF357 domain-containing protein, which translates to MALSSEPFPSDRVKAYILNVEQALNAISAETIRDDNVKKLVLLVKSYLSDAKYYFAHNDIFTALSCIAYAEGLLDAARHLGLLSFEWKALSELLKRKRVVVAGSFEFLHPGHLFLLKKAWELGSVTVIVSRDKNFERFKNRKPLLPDTARKEILDSVKFVDEAVLGDEEDFLKPVVELKPDIILLGPDQWITPEELKEKLSERGLSNVIVLKLEERVGDWSSSRILEILKKTACNQSQEAQ; encoded by the coding sequence GTGGCATTGTCGAGTGAACCATTTCCATCGGATAGAGTGAAAGCATACATCCTTAACGTTGAACAAGCATTAAACGCTATATCCGCAGAAACTATCAGAGATGATAATGTGAAGAAATTAGTATTATTGGTTAAATCTTACTTGTCTGATGCTAAGTATTATTTTGCTCATAACGATATATTCACAGCGCTTTCCTGCATAGCGTATGCGGAAGGGTTGCTCGATGCTGCGAGGCACTTAGGGCTTTTATCCTTCGAATGGAAGGCTCTCTCCGAACTTTTAAAACGTAAAAGGGTTGTGGTCGCCGGGAGTTTCGAGTTTCTTCACCCTGGGCACTTGTTTCTGTTAAAGAAGGCATGGGAGCTGGGTAGCGTGACGGTGATCGTTTCTCGTGATAAAAATTTCGAGAGGTTTAAAAACCGAAAGCCGTTACTGCCAGATACTGCCAGGAAAGAGATCCTTGATTCTGTTAAATTTGTTGATGAAGCAGTACTAGGTGATGAGGAAGACTTCTTGAAACCTGTCGTGGAGCTTAAACCCGACATTATTCTTCTCGGACCGGATCAATGGATTACTCCCGAAGAGCTTAAAGAGAAGTTAAGTGAAAGGGGTTTATCAAACGTAATTGTTTTAAAACTTGAAGAGAGAGTGGGGGATTGGAGTTCCAGCCGTATATTAGAGATACTTAAGAAAACTGCATGTAATCAATCACAAGAGGCACAATAA
- a CDS encoding decarboxylase, which translates to MSKPAEWSVEVSKQLYGLEHSNRGEYLTVDETGSLVLKVGEESIRIIDLMKKYGLETAYIRFLPAIKSAMRRVFETYKTLSQVHGYTGKFQPVFPMKVNPIPIVIDAIWKYGEEFNWGFNTGSIGEIKLLHKYLNKGSRLLIYDGVVSDNVLKLLMDFEKAGWNVIVDVESEHDLQVLSKYANIHVGLRVKPFYKPGGKWSHSAGLEGKFGLTINTLLKLIKEYKWLNERAILIHVHGGSQIYELKHIAAIFEEAKTLLNDLRNIGFENISIIDTGGGMAYPYHDSRKGTPESPNYTIVDYINLLIKKFKDAQPHPTLVFEGGRYIVASHRIVVAKVVDVRPYSTEYKPFENGNGARMVGIPDSIEGIKKILQYTRDIQSKIKGKTLTLTERERVEDIITHFREEIIVKLVEIIRSNPSSIEKIIDDPLIYKVLTSPSKRFIISLSLFADIPDAVLVNQYFQVTPIQKLDERPDVLAVLGDLTCDSMGELREFISDVEIETSINSWFNRMDFRINHLPKKYLKLGGIPLHLPGKDEDYYIAFLDTGAYQDPLAMKHNLIYGAPEIVIDLDDSGKPVIKVVKHGRKSYL; encoded by the coding sequence ATGTCAAAGCCTGCGGAATGGAGCGTAGAGGTTTCGAAGCAACTATACGGGTTGGAACACTCTAACCGTGGCGAGTACCTGACTGTTGATGAAACGGGCTCACTGGTTTTAAAAGTAGGGGAAGAGTCAATAAGAATCATTGACTTGATGAAGAAGTATGGTTTGGAAACAGCGTATATACGGTTTCTCCCGGCAATAAAAAGTGCGATGAGAAGAGTTTTCGAGACTTATAAAACATTATCCCAAGTTCACGGATATACTGGAAAGTTTCAGCCTGTATTTCCAATGAAAGTCAACCCCATTCCAATCGTTATAGATGCCATTTGGAAGTATGGTGAAGAGTTTAACTGGGGGTTCAACACAGGTTCCATAGGAGAGATAAAACTACTCCACAAGTATTTAAACAAGGGTTCACGACTTTTAATATATGATGGCGTGGTCTCAGACAACGTGTTAAAACTCCTAATGGATTTTGAGAAAGCAGGGTGGAACGTCATAGTAGACGTTGAAAGCGAGCACGATCTCCAAGTGTTATCAAAATATGCTAACATACACGTAGGATTAAGGGTAAAACCGTTTTACAAACCCGGTGGGAAATGGTCACACTCCGCGGGGCTTGAAGGAAAATTCGGGCTAACTATTAACACTTTGTTGAAGCTGATTAAAGAATATAAATGGTTGAATGAAAGAGCAATTCTAATACATGTCCATGGAGGTTCTCAGATATACGAGCTGAAACATATCGCGGCCATATTCGAAGAGGCTAAGACTTTATTGAATGATTTAAGAAACATAGGTTTTGAGAACATTTCAATAATAGATACCGGCGGGGGAATGGCCTACCCGTACCATGATAGTAGGAAGGGGACTCCTGAGTCTCCTAACTACACGATAGTCGACTATATTAATTTGTTAATAAAGAAATTCAAGGATGCCCAGCCTCACCCAACGCTGGTTTTCGAAGGCGGAAGATACATTGTTGCCTCTCACAGAATTGTTGTTGCTAAGGTGGTTGATGTAAGACCATATTCCACTGAATATAAACCCTTTGAAAACGGTAATGGAGCAAGAATGGTAGGGATCCCGGACTCCATAGAGGGCATAAAGAAAATTCTCCAGTATACGAGAGATATTCAGTCTAAGATTAAGGGTAAGACTTTAACACTAACTGAACGCGAGAGAGTTGAAGATATCATTACGCATTTTAGAGAGGAGATTATTGTAAAACTTGTCGAAATAATCAGATCTAATCCAAGTTCCATAGAGAAAATAATAGACGACCCTTTAATTTACAAAGTATTGACATCTCCTTCTAAAAGATTTATTATCAGTCTCTCATTATTCGCAGACATCCCAGACGCGGTGCTCGTTAACCAGTATTTCCAAGTAACACCGATTCAAAAACTCGACGAGAGACCGGATGTCCTAGCTGTTTTGGGAGACCTGACATGCGACAGCATGGGTGAGTTGAGAGAGTTCATTAGCGATGTCGAGATTGAGACCAGTATCAATAGCTGGTTTAATAGAATGGACTTCAGAATAAACCACTTACCGAAAAAATATTTGAAGCTAGGCGGCATCCCGCTTCATCTCCCCGGTAAGGATGAAGACTATTATATTGCCTTCTTAGACACTGGTGCTTATCAAGATCCTTTGGCAATGAAGCATAATCTTATATACGGAGCGCCCGAGATAGTGATAGATCTCGATGATTCTGGAAAACCCGTTATCAAGGTTGTTAAACATGGACGTAAGAGCTATCTTTAA
- a CDS encoding radical SAM protein, producing MNKILIIDGYTDEPAGLGVPPYINVYPRLIAGAVWSVKKDASITYWTVDQYRRNPSGFFKQAMESDLVVVIAGMEVPGRYIGGKPMSFKELEYLAIRLRNKDLVLTGPAARFGFGTGGGASAYSTRLLKRYFKEIVIGDVELYFKELLTMGFEKADPRRLREDYSTADEAFLKGSKIVRQHPNFGRNLIVEIETFRGCPRWITGGCSFCIEPRYGRPVTRTPESIIREIGELYSLGVRHVRIGKQPDILVYGSRQIESEEFPKPSPETLEKVFKGIRNTAPGLRTIHIDNVNPGTIAKHPEESLKALKIILNYHTPGDVAALGVESFDEKVIKSNNLKAAPDEVMEALRLINRVGRVKGWNGLPHLLPGINLLYGLPGETRETFRINEEFLNKIMQEGLLVRRLNIRKVSILENTPLCLRSRQVYANLAKHEQLYRVHRVRVMRLFDREMLKKVVPEGVLLPYLYVEKSGKRMSLARFPGSYPIAVKLNSSLPKFSIVSGIVRKHSSKSVLAEPI from the coding sequence TTGAATAAGATCCTGATTATTGATGGTTACACTGATGAGCCGGCGGGATTAGGCGTTCCACCCTACATAAACGTTTATCCTCGACTTATCGCTGGCGCTGTGTGGTCGGTGAAGAAGGATGCTAGCATAACCTATTGGACCGTGGATCAATACCGTAGAAACCCTAGTGGTTTCTTTAAGCAGGCAATGGAGAGCGACTTAGTAGTTGTTATTGCGGGTATGGAAGTACCGGGACGCTACATCGGGGGAAAACCAATGTCCTTCAAGGAACTTGAATACCTTGCGATAAGACTTAGGAATAAGGATCTCGTACTAACCGGTCCAGCAGCTAGATTCGGCTTCGGAACGGGAGGAGGGGCTTCAGCATATTCTACCCGGCTTTTAAAAAGATATTTCAAAGAGATAGTGATAGGCGATGTGGAACTGTATTTCAAGGAATTATTGACAATGGGTTTTGAGAAAGCGGATCCTCGTAGATTGAGAGAGGATTACTCAACAGCGGACGAAGCCTTTCTCAAGGGTTCCAAGATAGTACGACAACATCCAAATTTCGGTAGAAACTTGATTGTGGAAATCGAAACATTCAGAGGGTGTCCCAGATGGATCACCGGTGGCTGCAGTTTTTGCATTGAACCAAGATACGGCAGACCCGTAACGCGCACCCCTGAGTCGATTATTCGAGAGATTGGCGAACTATACTCACTCGGAGTTAGACATGTAAGGATTGGAAAACAGCCCGACATCTTGGTCTATGGTTCACGCCAGATTGAAAGTGAAGAATTTCCCAAGCCGAGTCCAGAAACCTTAGAGAAGGTTTTCAAAGGGATTCGAAACACCGCGCCTGGATTGCGAACAATACACATTGATAATGTAAACCCGGGGACTATTGCGAAACATCCTGAAGAATCGTTGAAAGCGCTAAAGATCATCTTGAACTACCATACCCCTGGAGATGTCGCGGCTCTCGGAGTTGAGTCGTTCGACGAGAAGGTTATAAAATCAAACAACCTCAAAGCAGCTCCGGACGAAGTAATGGAGGCACTGCGACTGATCAATAGAGTTGGACGTGTCAAAGGCTGGAATGGACTACCCCATCTTTTACCGGGGATAAACCTGCTCTACGGCCTGCCAGGGGAGACACGGGAGACGTTTAGAATCAATGAAGAGTTTCTTAATAAAATCATGCAAGAAGGACTGCTCGTTCGTAGACTCAATATTAGAAAAGTAAGCATATTGGAGAATACCCCGTTATGCCTGAGAAGTAGGCAGGTTTACGCAAATCTCGCCAAGCATGAACAGCTGTATAGAGTACACAGGGTGCGCGTCATGAGGCTTTTTGATAGGGAAATGCTTAAGAAGGTTGTTCCCGAAGGAGTTCTTCTTCCATATCTTTATGTGGAAAAATCTGGGAAAAGAATGTCTTTAGCCAGGTTCCCAGGTAGCTACCCAATCGCGGTTAAATTGAATTCAAGCCTTCCAAAATTCTCAATAGTCTCTGGAATTGTTAGAAAACATTCTTCTAAAAGCGTTCTAGCCGAGCCTATATAA